The following are encoded in a window of Rosa chinensis cultivar Old Blush chromosome 4, RchiOBHm-V2, whole genome shotgun sequence genomic DNA:
- the LOC112197536 gene encoding LOW QUALITY PROTEIN: uncharacterized protein LOC112197536 (The sequence of the model RefSeq protein was modified relative to this genomic sequence to represent the inferred CDS: deleted 1 base in 1 codon), which produces MARKANQQKNGVDRQTSKQKKKGSESGGTPAETKANGKASEVKVFPGEEISNGDQPSSPLSAGVSKTNHAGDENKSKQKPGKVLRKENQGTDPMPGQGQSTSSGSDSGNCNGNNEAPSIREHNGPLPHSEIRANMQKKIRLLTESACKNLMGKIESSDSVLVRNLRASTLSFLKVANEWLQRHKPMILTVTSKVQNGRDYVQTKVDQAYPIVKKWLTQLWSVLFIISMLWFNFTLRGIDSFVRMGTTSLFSVIWFSILSVVSMVGMFKFLIVLVSAALIGVFIGFMLAILLVALSGALFLWLYGSFWTTVLVIFFGGLAFTLSHERVALLIATVYSMYCAWTYVGWLGVLLGLNLSFISSECLIYFLKNNVNHNTRPTGSPEQTSGMHDQQGFFNGEHVHSSSSENGPWFSADRSPGVPSTSGADSELTSEDEIVRLLNCTDHYSVLGFSRYEDVDISLLKREYKKKAMLVHPDKNMGNEKAAEAFKKLQNAYEVLLDSLKRKAYDDELRSQELLNIFRRFKSASQKDGGNGFFPSGFGSPEADGEDPFGESRRIACNKCNNFHTWSLTRKSKSRARWCQDCKDFHQAKDGDGWVEQSSQPFFFGLLQKVDTPSAFVCADSKIYNASEWYICQGMRCPANTHKPSFHVNTSVTSTKHNSGKGTNSGQRGGRMPASVEECMTEEEFVEWLQNAMQTGMYENFSAGTSAESPSAKSGNGTKTSGSANKRKKKGKKQW; this is translated from the exons ATGGCTCGGAAGGCTAATCAACAGAAGAATGGGGTTGATCGGCAGACGTCgaagcaaaagaagaagggtTCGGAGTCAGGGGGTACACCCGCAGAAACAAAAGCGAATGGGAAAGCAAGTGAGGTGAAAGTTTTCCCTGGAGAAGAAATCTCAAATGGTGACCAGCCAAGCAGTCCTCTTTCAGCAGGTGTGAGTAAAACCAATCATGCTGGAGATGAGAATAAAAGCAAGCAAAAACCTGGGAAGGTTTTGAGGAAAGAGAATCAAGGGACGGATCCAATGCCGGGTCAAGGGCAGTCGACGTCTTCAGGAAGTGATTCAGGAAATTGCAATGGAAATAATGAAGCTCCAAGCATAAGAGAGCATAATGGGCCGTTACCCCATAGTGAAATACGT GCAAACATGCAAAAGAAAATCAGGTTACTCACTGAATCGGCATGTAAAAATCTGATGGGGAAGATAGAGTCTTCAGATAGCGTATTGGTTAGAAATTTGAGGGCATCAACATTGTCCTTCTTGAAAGTGGCTAATGAATGGCTGCAGAGGCACAAACCAATGATTCTGACTGTAACAAGTAAAGTACAGAATGGTCGTGATTATGTCCAAACAAAGGTTGATCAGGCATATCCTATAGTTAAGAAGTGGCTTACGCAGCTTTGGAGTGTGCTGTTTATTATATCAATGCTTTGGTTCAATTTTACCTTAAGGGGTATCGATTCCTTCGTACGCATGGGGACAACATCCTTGTTTTCAGTTATATGGTTCAGCATTCTCTCAGTAGTTTCTATGGTTGGGATGTTTAAATTCCTGATTGTCTTG GTCTCAGCAGCTTTAATTGGAGTTTTCATTGGGTTCATGCTTGCAATTTTATTGGTTGCTCTTTCTGGAGCTCTTTTCTTGTGGCTTTATGGAAGCTTTTGGACAACAGTACTTGTAATCTTCTTTGGAG GTTTGGCATTCACTCTGAGCCATGAGCGCGTTGCACTGTTAATTGCAACTGTGTATTCCATGTATTGTGCTTGGACGTATGTTGGATGGCTGGGTGTGCTCTTGGGGTTAAATTTATCTTTTATCTCAAGTGAGTGTCTAATATATTTCTTAAAGAACAACGTAAATCATAATACAAGACCTACCGGATCCCCTGAACAAACATCTGGAATGCACGATCAACAAGGCTTCTTCAATGGTGAGCATGTGCATTCCTCATCCTCAGAAAATGGCCCATGGTTTTCTGCTGATCGTAGCCCTGGAGTGCCTTCAACCAGTGGGGCTGATTCGGAGTTAACTTCTGAAGATGAAATTGTTCGGCTGCTAAATTGTACTGACCACTATTCAGTGCTGGGATTCTCTCGCTATGAAGACGTAGATATTTCTTTACTGAAGCGAGAGTATAAGAAAAAG GCAATGTTGGTCCATCCTGATAAGAATATGGGAAATGAAAAGGCTGCTGAAGCTTTCAAGAAACTACAGAATGCATATGAG GTTTTACTTGATTCCTTGAAGCGAAAAGCATATGATGACGAATTAAGGAGCCAGGAACTGCTGAACATTTTCCGTAGGTTTAAAAGTGCTTCACAAAAG GATGGAGGAAACGGTTTCTTCCCCTCTGGATTTGGAAGCCCAGAGGCTGATGGTGAGGACCCATTTGGAGAGTCAAGGCGAATTGCCTGCAATAAGTGcaacaactttcatacctggtcACTCACCAGAAAATCAAAATCTAGAGCAAGATGGTGCCAg gaTTGCAAAGATTTTCATCAAGCGAAAGATGGTGATGGATGGGTTGAACAATCTTCACAACCTTTCTTCTTTGGATTATTGCAGAAG GTAGATACTCCATCTGCATTTGTTTGTGCAGATAGCAAGATATATAATGCTAGCGAGTGGTATATTTGTCAG GGAATGAGATGTCCAGCCAACACACACAAACCTAGTTTTCATGTGAACACTAGTGTGACCTCTACGAAGCACAATTCTGGAAAGGGAACAAATTCAGGACAAAGAGGCGGGCGGATGCCAGCATCTGTTGAAGAGTGCATGACAGAGGAAGAATTTGTTGAGTGGCTACAAAATGCAATGCAAACAGGCATGTATGAGAATTTTAGTGCCGGCACCTCCGCTGAGAGCCCTTCTGCCAAATCTGGAAATGGTACCAAGACTAGTGGCAGTGCtaacaagagaaagaaaaagggaaagaagCAATGGTGA